Proteins encoded in a region of the Sander lucioperca isolate FBNREF2018 chromosome 4, SLUC_FBN_1.2, whole genome shotgun sequence genome:
- the LOC116042544 gene encoding transcription factor 7-like 1-A isoform X1 — translation MDVSAEIERAIEEMERGELLSTVWAAIDEILADTSNPPSPPLVPAELELNTHPQPVESQAEGYGACIPMMADPHMFEQQNPLMAAPTMYDGLLCQGDIIQPGHLYSQAGAYSQGQYLPYLWPEADVPTATAVSHPAAAPQPYLPYLWPVADVPTATAVSHPAAAPQPCNIAPVVKLSEGQSLRWVGVWNGEMLYEVIAEDHFAPPVSTAPPLNTSKSGKRKCESQQDENRPYVKKPPNAFMLFMKEQRVNVEAELNIKGIRTAAAVNTVLGRKWNSLTKEEQAKYYDKAEEEKWLHAQRHPGWTTRDNYGKKRKRQRKVKASASNPEEDTQQAKKLCVTPVQTAVMESSSSLTEAPHTKTRMMEPCDLQTVLGMEAPQTQTVLVQLPHTQTAVTVPVFDMCHLPQVYEVSPASWLDPPETASTSLASPGPLTLTQIESTHSEDVGGQVSPSDSQLKPPSSPHCTASAALL, via the exons ATGGATGTCAGTGCAGAGATAGAGCGCGCTAtagaggagatggagaggggaGAGCTGCTTTCCACTGTCTGGGCAGCCATAGATGAAATATTGGCTGACACATCCAaccctccatctcctcctcttgTCCCTGCTGAGCTGGAACTCAACACCCACCCTCAGCCAGTAGAAAGTCAGGCTGAGGGATATGGTGCGTGTATCCCCATGATGGCAGATCCTCACATGTTTGAGCAGCAAAATCCACTGATGGCTGCTCCCACCATGTACGATGGACTTCTGTGTCAGGGAGACATTATACAGCCAGGTCACCTGTATAGTCAGGCAGGTGCATATAGCCAGGGACAG TATCTGCCGTATCTGTGGCCTGAAGCTGATGTCCCGACAGCAACAGCCGTCAGTCACCCTGCTGCTGCTCCACAGCCA TATCTGCCGTATCTGTGGCCTGTAGCTGACGTCCCGACAGCAACAGCCGTCAGTCACCCTGCTGCTGCTCCACAGCCA TGTAACATTGCGCCTGTGGTGAAGCTCTCTGAAGGCCAGAGCCTGCGTTGGGTTGGAGTGTG GAATGGAGAGATGTTGTACGAGGTCATAGCAGAAGATCATTTTGCTCCTCCCGTCTCTACTGCTCCTCCACTGAACACCTCCAAGTCAGG AAAGAGAAAGTGTGAAAGCCAGCAGGATGAAAACCGTCCGTACGTAAAGAAGCCGCCAAATGCCTTTATGCTCTTCATGAAAGAGCAGAGGGTGAATGTTGAGGCTGAATTAAACATCAAAGGCATAAGGACTGCGGCGGCTGTAAATACAGTCCTGGGACGGAAG TGGAATTCACTAACAAAAGAAGAGCAGGCCAAATATTACGACAAGGCCGAAGAAGAAAAATGGCTCCACGCCCAGCGACACCCCGGATGGACCACCAGAGATAACTAT ggCAAAAAGAGGAAGAGGCAGAGAAAAGTTAAAG catCTGCATCTAATCCTGAAGAGGACACTCAACAGGCCAAGAAGCTGTGTGTGACACCAGTGCAGACAGCAGTGATGGAGTCTTCCTCCTCACTGACGGAGGCCCCTCACACAAAGACAAGAATGATGGAGCCATGTGACCTGCAGACAGTCCTGGGGATGGAGGCTCCACAAACGCAGACAGTCTTGGTGCagctgccacacacacagactgccgTGACTGTGCCTGTGTTCGACATGTGTCACCTGCCACAGGTGTATGAGGTCAGCCCTGCCTCATGGCTGGATCCTCCAGAAACAGCGTCCACGTCCCTGGCCTCCCCTGGTCCACTGACTCTAACGCAGATAGAGTCCACCCACTCAGAGGATGTTGGCGGACAGGTGTCACCCAGTGACAGCCAGCTTAAGCCACCTTCCTCTCCTCACTGTACAGCTTCAGCTGCACTTCTCTAG
- the LOC116042544 gene encoding transcription factor Sox-17-alpha-A-like isoform X2 — MDVSAEIERAIEEMERGELLSTVWAAIDEILADTSNPPSPPLVPAELELNTHPQPVESQAEGYGACIPMMADPHMFEQQNPLMAAPTMYDGLLCQGDIIQPGHLYSQAGAYSQGQYLPYLWPVADVPTATAVSHPAAAPQPCNIAPVVKLSEGQSLRWVGVWNGEMLYEVIAEDHFAPPVSTAPPLNTSKSGKRKCESQQDENRPYVKKPPNAFMLFMKEQRVNVEAELNIKGIRTAAAVNTVLGRKWNSLTKEEQAKYYDKAEEEKWLHAQRHPGWTTRDNYGKKRKRQRKVKASASNPEEDTQQAKKLCVTPVQTAVMESSSSLTEAPHTKTRMMEPCDLQTVLGMEAPQTQTVLVQLPHTQTAVTVPVFDMCHLPQVYEVSPASWLDPPETASTSLASPGPLTLTQIESTHSEDVGGQVSPSDSQLKPPSSPHCTASAALL; from the exons ATGGATGTCAGTGCAGAGATAGAGCGCGCTAtagaggagatggagaggggaGAGCTGCTTTCCACTGTCTGGGCAGCCATAGATGAAATATTGGCTGACACATCCAaccctccatctcctcctcttgTCCCTGCTGAGCTGGAACTCAACACCCACCCTCAGCCAGTAGAAAGTCAGGCTGAGGGATATGGTGCGTGTATCCCCATGATGGCAGATCCTCACATGTTTGAGCAGCAAAATCCACTGATGGCTGCTCCCACCATGTACGATGGACTTCTGTGTCAGGGAGACATTATACAGCCAGGTCACCTGTATAGTCAGGCAGGTGCATATAGCCAGGGACAG TATCTGCCGTATCTGTGGCCTGTAGCTGACGTCCCGACAGCAACAGCCGTCAGTCACCCTGCTGCTGCTCCACAGCCA TGTAACATTGCGCCTGTGGTGAAGCTCTCTGAAGGCCAGAGCCTGCGTTGGGTTGGAGTGTG GAATGGAGAGATGTTGTACGAGGTCATAGCAGAAGATCATTTTGCTCCTCCCGTCTCTACTGCTCCTCCACTGAACACCTCCAAGTCAGG AAAGAGAAAGTGTGAAAGCCAGCAGGATGAAAACCGTCCGTACGTAAAGAAGCCGCCAAATGCCTTTATGCTCTTCATGAAAGAGCAGAGGGTGAATGTTGAGGCTGAATTAAACATCAAAGGCATAAGGACTGCGGCGGCTGTAAATACAGTCCTGGGACGGAAG TGGAATTCACTAACAAAAGAAGAGCAGGCCAAATATTACGACAAGGCCGAAGAAGAAAAATGGCTCCACGCCCAGCGACACCCCGGATGGACCACCAGAGATAACTAT ggCAAAAAGAGGAAGAGGCAGAGAAAAGTTAAAG catCTGCATCTAATCCTGAAGAGGACACTCAACAGGCCAAGAAGCTGTGTGTGACACCAGTGCAGACAGCAGTGATGGAGTCTTCCTCCTCACTGACGGAGGCCCCTCACACAAAGACAAGAATGATGGAGCCATGTGACCTGCAGACAGTCCTGGGGATGGAGGCTCCACAAACGCAGACAGTCTTGGTGCagctgccacacacacagactgccgTGACTGTGCCTGTGTTCGACATGTGTCACCTGCCACAGGTGTATGAGGTCAGCCCTGCCTCATGGCTGGATCCTCCAGAAACAGCGTCCACGTCCCTGGCCTCCCCTGGTCCACTGACTCTAACGCAGATAGAGTCCACCCACTCAGAGGATGTTGGCGGACAGGTGTCACCCAGTGACAGCCAGCTTAAGCCACCTTCCTCTCCTCACTGTACAGCTTCAGCTGCACTTCTCTAG
- the LOC116042544 gene encoding transcription factor Sox-17-alpha-A-like isoform X3, which produces MDVSAEIERAIEEMERGELLSTVWAAIDEILADTSNPPSPPLVPAELELNTHPQPVESQAEGYGACIPMMADPHMFEQQNPLMAAPTMYDGLLCQGDIIQPGHLYSQAGAYSQGQYLPYLWPEADVPTATAVSHPAAAPQPCNIAPVVKLSEGQSLRWVGVWNGEMLYEVIAEDHFAPPVSTAPPLNTSKSGKRKCESQQDENRPYVKKPPNAFMLFMKEQRVNVEAELNIKGIRTAAAVNTVLGRKWNSLTKEEQAKYYDKAEEEKWLHAQRHPGWTTRDNYGKKRKRQRKVKASASNPEEDTQQAKKLCVTPVQTAVMESSSSLTEAPHTKTRMMEPCDLQTVLGMEAPQTQTVLVQLPHTQTAVTVPVFDMCHLPQVYEVSPASWLDPPETASTSLASPGPLTLTQIESTHSEDVGGQVSPSDSQLKPPSSPHCTASAALL; this is translated from the exons ATGGATGTCAGTGCAGAGATAGAGCGCGCTAtagaggagatggagaggggaGAGCTGCTTTCCACTGTCTGGGCAGCCATAGATGAAATATTGGCTGACACATCCAaccctccatctcctcctcttgTCCCTGCTGAGCTGGAACTCAACACCCACCCTCAGCCAGTAGAAAGTCAGGCTGAGGGATATGGTGCGTGTATCCCCATGATGGCAGATCCTCACATGTTTGAGCAGCAAAATCCACTGATGGCTGCTCCCACCATGTACGATGGACTTCTGTGTCAGGGAGACATTATACAGCCAGGTCACCTGTATAGTCAGGCAGGTGCATATAGCCAGGGACAG TATCTGCCGTATCTGTGGCCTGAAGCTGATGTCCCGACAGCAACAGCCGTCAGTCACCCTGCTGCTGCTCCACAGCCA TGTAACATTGCGCCTGTGGTGAAGCTCTCTGAAGGCCAGAGCCTGCGTTGGGTTGGAGTGTG GAATGGAGAGATGTTGTACGAGGTCATAGCAGAAGATCATTTTGCTCCTCCCGTCTCTACTGCTCCTCCACTGAACACCTCCAAGTCAGG AAAGAGAAAGTGTGAAAGCCAGCAGGATGAAAACCGTCCGTACGTAAAGAAGCCGCCAAATGCCTTTATGCTCTTCATGAAAGAGCAGAGGGTGAATGTTGAGGCTGAATTAAACATCAAAGGCATAAGGACTGCGGCGGCTGTAAATACAGTCCTGGGACGGAAG TGGAATTCACTAACAAAAGAAGAGCAGGCCAAATATTACGACAAGGCCGAAGAAGAAAAATGGCTCCACGCCCAGCGACACCCCGGATGGACCACCAGAGATAACTAT ggCAAAAAGAGGAAGAGGCAGAGAAAAGTTAAAG catCTGCATCTAATCCTGAAGAGGACACTCAACAGGCCAAGAAGCTGTGTGTGACACCAGTGCAGACAGCAGTGATGGAGTCTTCCTCCTCACTGACGGAGGCCCCTCACACAAAGACAAGAATGATGGAGCCATGTGACCTGCAGACAGTCCTGGGGATGGAGGCTCCACAAACGCAGACAGTCTTGGTGCagctgccacacacacagactgccgTGACTGTGCCTGTGTTCGACATGTGTCACCTGCCACAGGTGTATGAGGTCAGCCCTGCCTCATGGCTGGATCCTCCAGAAACAGCGTCCACGTCCCTGGCCTCCCCTGGTCCACTGACTCTAACGCAGATAGAGTCCACCCACTCAGAGGATGTTGGCGGACAGGTGTCACCCAGTGACAGCCAGCTTAAGCCACCTTCCTCTCCTCACTGTACAGCTTCAGCTGCACTTCTCTAG